ATATTGTTGAAGTCATGCGCCACGCCGCCCGCAAGCTGGCCGATGGCCTGCATCTTGGTTGCCTGCGCCACCTGCCGCTTCAGCTTGCTCTCCTCGCTATTGTCCTTGAGGCTGAGCAGCACCGCCGCTTCACCCAGGCCCCGCACACCGGCGAGGCTGAGCGCGATCGGCTCGTCAGGCTGTTCGCGCATCCGCACGGCAACGTCGCCCGACATTTGCGGCCCCACGGCAAAGCGCCGCACTGCGTCGGCCACCGCCGCCTGATCCTCCCGCACCACCAGATCGCCCGGATAGCTCGGCTTTTCGCCTTCCTTGAGGCCCGCCGCCCGCGAAAAGGCCTTGTTGAGGAACAGCACCCGCCCGTCGCGATCCGCCATGGCAAGGCCGAAGGGCAGCAGCGACAGCAGCGTCTCGATATAGGAAAGCGCCGATGTCCCGCCCGCATTGCCCGCCGGCTCATCGATCAGCAGCAACAGCATCGGCCCGTCCTGCGCGCCCGATTGGGTGCCGGCGGGCTGCGTCACGCGCTTCAGCGGCACCTGCAACAGCCGGAGCGGGATGCCGCCCGACTCCTCCCGCGCCAGAAACAGCCGCGCCTTGTCATCCACCCGCATATGGGCGGCGAAATCGCGTCCCGTGATATTGGCGTCGATCCGCCCGGCGGCGCGCAACAGGAAGGCGCCATTGGCGGCGCGAATGCGTCCCTCGCCACCGATCATCACCGCCATGATCCCGGCTTCGCCCAATTGCCGCCCGGCGTCCCCGGTCAACAGGCGATGCACGTCGTCCAGCGCGCTGGGCTGGCGCACCGGCGCGAAACGCCAGAGCAGATAATCCTCCGACCGGCCCGTACGGCAGATATAGGCGTCCAGCCGCAGCGCGCCCTGCACGATCCCTTCCACCCGGCTGTCGCCATCGCGCCAGGCGGCGCGGGCGGCATTGCCCAGAATGTCGGACAGGCTGGCATCGGCGGTGATCTGCGGCGGCGTCGGAAAACCGGGAAACCATTCCCCGAACAGGTCGCTGGCGCAGACCAGCCGCCCGGCGCGATCGGTGACCGCAATCGCCATATTGGAGGCATCGGCCGCCGCGCGCGCGACGGTCCAGTCGGGCACGGCTTCGCCCACCGCCACCTCCTGCGGATAGAGCCGCCTGTACCAGCCGAGCAACGCCGCGCCCGCCAGCACGGCTGCACCGAAACCCGCGCCCAGCGCCCAACTTCCCGCGGCATAGAGAACCAGCCCGGCGGAAAGCAGCGCCAACAGGATCAGCAAAGGCAGGGCCAGAGGCGACGGCCGATCGGCTGCCCAGGCTTCTCCATCCCTGATTACACGCGCGGACACGGCCGGCTATCCCCCTGCATTCACAATGGACTTGCCCCGTCTCCGTCTCAGGTCGAGGCAATTTCCTCCAATGCGCTGCTTTCCGGTGCCTTGCCAATCCTCAATTTGCGCGCGTGCCATTTCCGGCCCATGCGATGGCGCCAGATCCAGTCGGCCAGAAAATAGCCAACGACGGCGAAAGCGAGGGAAATCAGTGCCAATCCCAGCAGCATGGCCGGCGCCGCCTCCGAAAAGAGCCAGGCACACCATTGACGGATCGTCGCATGTCCATCGACCAGCGCCATGAAGCCGGAGGCATCGGCCGTCCGCCCCAGCAACCAGTTGCCCATATAGACCGACGCCATCAGAAACAACGGTGTCGTCGCCGGATTGGAGAGGAAGGTCATCGCCGCCGCCAGCGGGATATTGGCCCGGAACGGCAGCGCCAGCAATGCCGCACCGGCAATCTGCACGCCGGGGATCAGCAGGAAAATGCCGACCAGCAGCCCCAGCGCCACGCCACGCGGCACCGATCGCCGGGTAAAGCGCCAGAGCGACGGCTCCAGCACCCGATGCGCCACAGGGGCGAGGAAACGATTATGCTCCAGCGACTC
This region of Sphingobium sp. EM0848 genomic DNA includes:
- a CDS encoding PAS domain-containing sensor histidine kinase, which gives rise to MSARVIRDGEAWAADRPSPLALPLLILLALLSAGLVLYAAGSWALGAGFGAAVLAGAALLGWYRRLYPQEVAVGEAVPDWTVARAAADASNMAIAVTDRAGRLVCASDLFGEWFPGFPTPPQITADASLSDILGNAARAAWRDGDSRVEGIVQGALRLDAYICRTGRSEDYLLWRFAPVRQPSALDDVHRLLTGDAGRQLGEAGIMAVMIGGEGRIRAANGAFLLRAAGRIDANITGRDFAAHMRVDDKARLFLAREESGGIPLRLLQVPLKRVTQPAGTQSGAQDGPMLLLLIDEPAGNAGGTSALSYIETLLSLLPFGLAMADRDGRVLFLNKAFSRAAGLKEGEKPSYPGDLVVREDQAAVADAVRRFAVGPQMSGDVAVRMREQPDEPIALSLAGVRGLGEAAVLLSLKDNSEESKLKRQVAQATKMQAIGQLAGGVAHDFNNILTAIIGHCDLMLMRHTPGDSDYDDIQQIKSNSNRAAGLTRQLLAFSRQQTLRPQILQLPDIVADVSNLLKRLLGESVKLEVTHGRNLGAVRADPGQLEQVIVNLAVNARDAMPEGGTLNIQTYAVPAAKVREMRSDILPPADYTAVRVSDTGLGIPPDILSKIFEPFFTTKELGKGTGLGLSTVYGIVKQSGGFIFAESELGRGASFVIYLPVYQGADAEQAAQPKAPVRRAETWGTGTVLLVEDEDMVRAVAERALTRQGYKVLTANDGEQGLEVLSGDEKIDLLISDVVMPNLDGPSMVARARASHPHLPVLFMSGYAEEQLRKSIDIANVAFLPKPFSVSQLAEAARDALAMRPAAE
- a CDS encoding DUF2062 domain-containing protein encodes the protein MDNRLSRWWHAHAPTRESLEHNRFLAPVAHRVLEPSLWRFTRRSVPRGVALGLLVGIFLLIPGVQIAGAALLALPFRANIPLAAAMTFLSNPATTPLFLMASVYMGNWLLGRTADASGFMALVDGHATIRQWCAWLFSEAAPAMLLGLALISLAFAVVGYFLADWIWRHRMGRKWHARKLRIGKAPESSALEEIAST